One Lentibacillus cibarius DNA window includes the following coding sequences:
- a CDS encoding nicotinate-nucleotide--dimethylbenzimidazole phosphoribosyltransferase, whose protein sequence is MLNQNYSVPMLIKEMGQVSRYINTLTKLLRSLGRLEELAI, encoded by the coding sequence ATGTTGAATCAAAATTATTCGGTTCCAATGTTAATTAAGGAAATGGGGCAAGTAAGCCGATATATAAATACACTGACAAAGTTGCTTAGAAGTCTTGGCAGGCTTGAGGAATTAGCCATTTAA
- a CDS encoding MetQ/NlpA family ABC transporter substrate-binding protein, giving the protein MVATTVKIQTKQVIMKTIKVAVVESPMLDVVEIAKENIEVEMVKMGDYIQPNEALANEEVDAHFTMHFPMMNQFNQNSDAELVEVQPIYYANFGLYAKEYDSIEEIPDDATIGIANNPANLDRSLCS; this is encoded by the coding sequence GTGGTAGCGACTACAGTGAAAATACAGACAAAGCAAGTAATAATGAAAACAATAAAAGTTGCTGTCGTTGAATCACCAATGTTAGACGTTGTAGAAATTGCAAAAGAAAATATTGAAGTTGAGATGGTTAAAATGGGTGACTACATTCAACCTAACGAAGCACTAGCAAACGAAGAGGTTGATGCACACTTTACAATGCATTTCCCAATGATGAATCAGTTTAACCAAAACTCAGATGCTGAACTAGTAGAAGTTCAGCCGATTTATTATGCTAATTTCGGCCTTTATGCAAAAGAATACGATAGTATCGAGGAGATTCCGGATGACGCAACGATTGGTATTGCAAATAATCCAGCTAACCTTGATCGTTCCCTTTGCAGTTAG
- the cobO gene encoding cob(I)yrinic acid a,c-diamide adenosyltransferase yields the protein MVQKRRKRQGLTLVYTGDGKGKTTAAIGLTARAVGQGFNVKILQFIKSPRRAYGEQITLEKLGVEIEQLGIGFTWTKTPEEHREALRKAWPKAKEIVMSGEYDLVVLDELNNALAIDKFPIDDVLPLEEVKDLIKNKPEHVHLVITGRNAKQEIKDIADLVSVVDVEKHYYDRGIPAVKGIEL from the coding sequence ATGGTACAGAAAAGAAGAAAACGACAGGGCTTAACATTAGTTTATACTGGTGATGGTAAAGGAAAGACGACAGCAGCTATTGGATTAACAGCTCGGGCAGTTGGTCAAGGGTTTAACGTAAAGATTTTACAGTTTATCAAATCACCAAGACGTGCCTATGGGGAGCAAATTACCTTAGAAAAGTTAGGTGTCGAGATAGAGCAGCTTGGCATTGGATTTACATGGACCAAAACCCCAGAAGAACATCGAGAAGCATTAAGAAAAGCATGGCCAAAAGCAAAGGAGATAGTGATGAGTGGAGAATATGACCTTGTTGTCCTAGACGAATTAAACAATGCGTTAGCGATTGACAAATTTCCGATTGATGATGTGTTGCCATTAGAGGAAGTAAAGGACTTAATAAAAAATAAACCAGAACATGTCCACCTCGTTATTACCGGAAGAAATGCCAAACAAGAAATTAAAGATATCGCCGACCTTGTTTCCGTGGTTGATGTGGAAAAGCATTACTATGATAGAGGTATCCCAGCAGTGAAAGGGATTGAGCTTTAA
- a CDS encoding MGDG synthase family glycosyltransferase — protein MEKALFLPFMQLQTGHHHVADALIEEIDSCRNDIVCDKVDILSYSYGRMEKVISAAYLNWIKYFPDVYDWLYRFAAYRKEPIRNRRYLYEAMFMYFLKRLTNRNDVRILFCTHALPSNMASVLKQKNTLPSVTVNVYTDYFVNDLWGIEGIDYHLVPTVTVKDYLTSKGVRPEAIYITGIPVGNVFQKAVRREKNSDVIKVLVTGGSLGVGSLKSMLPALKSDKVHYYTLCGKNDTLYQDLLQIEQESVTPIPYITEKAEMNKLYDHVDAVLTKPGGVTISECLLKRKPIFLYNPLPGQERINAEQMKLQGTAIPVDKDHNLEEQLLQFFTDENKQSVYEENIEVYHHHLDRRPLSDLLDEMLNKSH, from the coding sequence ATGGAAAAGGCACTATTTTTGCCATTCATGCAATTACAAACCGGACATCATCATGTGGCAGATGCATTAATTGAGGAAATTGATTCTTGCCGAAATGATATTGTCTGTGACAAAGTGGATATTTTGTCATACAGCTATGGGAGAATGGAAAAAGTTATTTCTGCTGCTTATTTAAACTGGATTAAATATTTTCCGGATGTTTATGATTGGCTGTACAGGTTTGCTGCTTATAGAAAAGAACCAATTCGTAACCGCCGATATCTTTATGAAGCAATGTTCATGTATTTTTTAAAACGGCTGACGAACCGGAATGATGTCCGAATTTTATTTTGCACACATGCCCTTCCATCAAACATGGCGAGTGTCTTAAAACAGAAGAACACATTACCGTCTGTCACGGTCAATGTTTATACGGATTATTTCGTTAATGATCTCTGGGGGATTGAAGGGATTGATTACCATTTAGTTCCCACCGTGACAGTTAAAGATTATTTAACGTCAAAAGGTGTCAGGCCGGAAGCGATTTATATAACAGGCATACCTGTTGGCAATGTATTTCAGAAAGCGGTCAGAAGAGAAAAGAACAGCGATGTCATAAAAGTGCTGGTGACAGGCGGCAGTCTCGGGGTCGGTTCGCTAAAAAGTATGCTCCCGGCGCTCAAGTCGGACAAGGTTCATTATTATACTTTGTGCGGCAAAAATGACACCTTATATCAGGATTTGCTCCAGATAGAACAGGAATCCGTTACACCGATTCCGTATATCACCGAGAAAGCTGAAATGAATAAGTTGTATGATCACGTTGATGCGGTGCTGACAAAGCCGGGAGGGGTGACCATCAGCGAATGCCTTTTGAAACGAAAGCCGATTTTTTTATATAACCCGCTCCCCGGACAGGAGAGGATAAATGCCGAGCAGATGAAACTGCAGGGAACAGCAATTCCGGTGGATAAGGATCATAATTTGGAAGAACAGTTATTGCAGTTTTTTACGGATGAAAATAAGCAAAGCGTATATGAAGAGAATATTGAAGTGTATCATCACCATCTGGACCGCCGGCCGCTTTCAGACCTTTTGGACGAAATGCTTAATAAAAGCCATTAG
- the phoU gene encoding phosphate signaling complex protein PhoU: MVAREQFETDLKTLKEDIISLSNTSVKALIQAVDALYNQDLALAKNVIDEDKTIDKQELAINDQTILLIAKQQPVATDLRRLVIALQITTDIERMADNAKNIAKSTIHLGEDHRLTVHPKIKEMLDMAVEMNNTAMKAFEYEDISIAGKLSKMDDNVDRLYELIIKDILNETATNQEKIQYMMQMAFSARYIERFADHITNIGENILYLVKGKTYKLN, encoded by the coding sequence ATGGTTGCCCGCGAGCAGTTTGAAACGGATTTAAAAACATTAAAGGAAGATATCATATCATTGTCAAACACCTCAGTGAAAGCTTTGATTCAAGCAGTTGACGCACTGTATAATCAGGATCTGGCATTAGCAAAAAATGTTATTGATGAAGACAAGACAATCGACAAACAAGAACTTGCCATCAACGACCAAACGATTTTACTGATTGCAAAACAGCAGCCGGTGGCAACGGACTTACGCCGGCTAGTAATCGCTTTGCAGATAACAACGGATATTGAACGGATGGCTGATAATGCGAAAAACATAGCCAAATCAACAATTCATTTAGGGGAAGATCATCGTCTGACGGTTCATCCAAAAATAAAAGAAATGCTGGATATGGCAGTTGAAATGAACAACACTGCGATGAAAGCTTTCGAATATGAGGATATCTCGATAGCCGGTAAGCTGTCAAAAATGGATGATAACGTGGACCGATTATATGAGTTGATTATCAAGGACATTTTAAACGAAACGGCCACAAACCAGGAGAAAATCCAGTATATGATGCAAATGGCTTTCAGTGCCCGTTACATTGAACGATTCGCTGACCATATCACGAATATCGGTGAAAACATTTTATATCTCGTAAAAGGCAAAACGTATAAATTAAACTAA
- a CDS encoding ABC transporter substrate-binding protein — protein MNAEMLKRWGLISVILLFTMAIIVGCGKPESDGNGEEEVNDSNGNEQVDEDSGQTFPITITDDAEREVTIENKPKSIISLQASTTEIVFDLGLGDKVIGVSDYSNYPEETQEIDKLGGQEISVEKVLSLLPQIAFVTDYHYENAKETIKQFEEAGITVVVVGSATSFDDVYSDITMIAKATGTTTEAEETISHMKMRLAEIKEKADKEVTDKKEVWVEVSPAPDIYTTGTNTFMNEMLESIQAINVAAEYEGWVSLSEEEIVKLNPEAIVTTYGYYVDNPRQDVLSREGWAEVPAVKNEHVVDVNNDTVTRPGPRLIEGVETLAELVYPEVFKK, from the coding sequence GTGAATGCAGAGATGTTAAAAAGATGGGGACTTATTAGTGTTATTTTATTGTTTACTATGGCCATTATCGTAGGTTGTGGTAAACCGGAATCTGATGGTAATGGGGAAGAGGAGGTTAATGATTCGAACGGTAATGAACAAGTTGATGAAGATAGTGGACAAACCTTCCCAATAACCATTACAGATGATGCAGAACGTGAAGTTACGATTGAAAATAAACCAAAATCGATTATTTCGCTTCAAGCGAGTACGACAGAAATTGTATTTGACCTTGGTTTAGGTGATAAAGTTATCGGAGTATCTGATTATAGTAATTACCCCGAAGAAACACAAGAGATCGATAAACTCGGTGGACAGGAAATCTCCGTTGAGAAGGTTCTTTCCCTACTCCCGCAAATTGCTTTTGTTACCGACTATCATTACGAAAATGCAAAGGAAACAATAAAACAGTTTGAAGAGGCGGGAATTACTGTCGTTGTTGTTGGAAGTGCCACTTCTTTCGACGATGTTTATAGTGACATAACCATGATCGCTAAAGCAACTGGAACAACAACTGAGGCAGAAGAAACGATTTCTCATATGAAAATGCGTTTAGCTGAAATCAAAGAAAAAGCTGATAAAGAAGTTACGGATAAGAAGGAAGTATGGGTGGAAGTTTCACCCGCACCAGATATTTATACAACTGGAACAAATACATTTATGAACGAAATGCTTGAGTCGATCCAGGCCATTAATGTAGCAGCAGAATATGAGGGGTGGGTTAGTTTGAGCGAGGAAGAAATTGTGAAGTTGAACCCGGAAGCAATTGTTACTACTTATGGTTATTATGTAGATAATCCACGTCAAGATGTGTTAAGTCGTGAAGGCTGGGCAGAAGTACCGGCTGTTAAAAATGAACACGTCGTTGATGTAAATAACGATACTGTAACCAGACCAGGCCCTCGGTTAATTGAAGGAGTCGAGACACTTGCGGAGCTTGTTTACCCTGAAGTTTTCAAAAAGTAA
- the pstB gene encoding phosphate ABC transporter ATP-binding protein PstB: MNAATDRKQVPIINTHNPIKEETKTIYAVNNFNLWYGESQALYEVNMAIPMNKVTAIIGPSGCGKSTFIKALNRMVELVPSVKMTGTIKYNDKDIFNSKYKVEDLRTRVGMVFQNPNPFPKSIYENVVYGPKTHGIKRKKTLDEIAEKSLKEAALWDEVKDRLHANAFGLSGGQQQRLCIARCLAIEPDVILMDEPTSALDPISTTKIEELVQKLKKDYSIAIVTHNMQQAARISDKTAFFLNGEVIEYNNTDELFSNPEDKRTEDYITGRFG; encoded by the coding sequence ATGAATGCAGCAACAGATCGTAAACAAGTACCAATCATCAATACGCATAATCCGATTAAAGAAGAAACGAAAACGATTTACGCGGTGAATAACTTTAATTTATGGTATGGCGAAAGTCAGGCACTTTATGAAGTGAATATGGCTATCCCCATGAATAAAGTGACAGCGATTATTGGACCGTCCGGCTGCGGGAAATCGACATTTATCAAAGCTTTAAACCGAATGGTTGAGTTGGTACCGTCTGTTAAAATGACCGGAACCATTAAATATAATGACAAAGATATTTTTAATTCAAAGTATAAAGTGGAAGATTTGAGAACACGTGTCGGTATGGTATTTCAAAATCCAAACCCTTTTCCAAAATCGATTTACGAAAATGTTGTCTACGGCCCAAAGACACATGGTATTAAGCGAAAGAAAACCCTTGATGAGATTGCTGAAAAAAGTCTTAAAGAAGCAGCTTTATGGGATGAAGTGAAGGATCGGCTGCATGCGAATGCGTTCGGATTGTCAGGCGGTCAACAGCAACGTCTTTGCATTGCCAGATGTCTTGCCATTGAACCTGATGTCATTTTGATGGATGAACCGACATCAGCATTAGACCCTATATCCACCACAAAGATTGAAGAACTTGTACAAAAGCTCAAGAAGGATTACAGTATCGCTATTGTCACGCATAACATGCAGCAGGCTGCGAGAATTTCAGATAAAACAGCATTTTTCTTGAATGGGGAGGTCATCGAATACAACAACACAGATGAACTCTTCTCAAATCCTGAAGACAAGCGTACTGAAGACTATATTACCGGCCGCTTCGGTTAA
- a CDS encoding cobyrinate a,c-diamide synthase, producing the protein MTKRKIVIAGTESGVGKTTVAIGLMSALKKRGLTVQGFKCGPDYIDPTYHTAVTGRKSRNLDSWMLTHNHVMDVFVNGSQGAEISVIEGVMGFFDGKNSETNQGSTAEISMLTKSPVLLVVNCAGMARSAAAIVKGFQLFDESTNIVGVIANKVGSKGHFELVKNAVEQECHIPVIGYLKREFDIKIPERHLGLIPSIERGELDTFFDQLGELMLETIDVDVLIDMAVAEPIKCSQQPSMFEKKKDNVAKIAVAKDAAFNFYYPENLEILEANGGELIYFSPLAGETIPNDVDGLYLGGGFPEEFASLLAKNKETKCSVKDAVDQGLPTLAECGGFMYLTDSIKTTKNQTYSMAGVIPGRIQMQDRLAALGYREVRGKLDNFLLEDLVAKGHEFHYGSFHPKEEKVPYAYQTTGLRGVRNEGYLKNNVVAGFTHFHFGSCPRMVENWLKKCIAYYGNRGK; encoded by the coding sequence ATGACGAAACGAAAAATTGTCATTGCAGGTACGGAGAGCGGTGTAGGTAAAACAACCGTAGCAATCGGTCTGATGTCAGCTTTGAAAAAACGGGGGCTAACTGTTCAAGGGTTTAAATGTGGGCCGGACTATATTGATCCAACTTATCACACAGCTGTTACAGGACGGAAGTCTCGTAATTTAGATAGCTGGATGCTAACACACAATCACGTTATGGATGTGTTCGTAAATGGAAGTCAAGGAGCGGAAATTTCCGTAATTGAAGGTGTGATGGGATTTTTTGATGGGAAAAACTCAGAAACCAATCAGGGAAGTACGGCAGAAATAAGTATGTTAACGAAGAGTCCGGTTTTGCTCGTCGTCAATTGTGCGGGTATGGCTCGAAGTGCAGCTGCAATTGTAAAAGGTTTTCAACTATTTGATGAGAGTACGAATATTGTTGGTGTCATTGCAAATAAAGTAGGGAGCAAAGGCCATTTTGAATTAGTAAAAAACGCAGTTGAACAGGAATGCCATATTCCAGTAATCGGCTATTTGAAGCGGGAGTTTGATATTAAAATCCCAGAGCGGCACCTTGGCCTCATTCCTTCGATTGAAAGAGGGGAGCTTGATACCTTTTTTGACCAATTGGGAGAGTTAATGCTAGAGACGATTGATGTTGATGTGCTAATAGATATGGCTGTAGCCGAACCAATAAAGTGTAGTCAGCAGCCATCCATGTTTGAAAAGAAAAAAGACAATGTAGCTAAAATTGCCGTGGCCAAAGATGCGGCTTTCAATTTTTATTACCCCGAAAATCTAGAAATATTGGAAGCAAATGGCGGGGAATTGATTTATTTCTCCCCACTAGCAGGTGAGACGATACCGAACGATGTAGATGGACTTTACCTAGGTGGCGGATTCCCAGAAGAGTTTGCTAGTTTACTTGCAAAGAATAAAGAAACCAAATGTTCCGTGAAGGATGCTGTTGATCAGGGATTACCAACACTTGCGGAATGTGGCGGGTTTATGTATTTAACAGATTCAATTAAAACTACCAAAAATCAAACATATTCAATGGCAGGTGTCATTCCTGGAAGGATTCAAATGCAAGACAGGTTAGCTGCGCTAGGGTACAGAGAAGTTCGTGGGAAGCTAGATAATTTTCTCCTCGAAGACCTCGTCGCAAAGGGGCATGAATTTCATTACGGTTCTTTTCATCCAAAAGAAGAAAAGGTTCCTTACGCATATCAAACAACAGGTTTGAGAGGTGTGCGTAACGAAGGTTATTTGAAAAATAATGTAGTTGCCGGGTTTACGCATTTTCATTTCGGATCTTGTCCTAGAATGGTGGAAAATTGGCTGAAGAAATGTATAGCGTATTACGGGAATAGGGGGAAATAA
- a CDS encoding FecCD family ABC transporter permease has product MRSLFTLKFSKSKIGWLYILCGGVALGTALLGLIMSSVHVSIDTISHIILDKTLHINLLNEVPKNEEMIIWNIRLPRVLLAFCVGASLGLAGAAFQGLLRNPLADPYTIGVSSGASLGAVFVLFFQFSIVGIENFTLPIVAVITGFLTLFIVFGLVRLSSRSLAVETIILAGIIVSAFIGAIVSLIISLSDRDAMTQIIYWLYGSVGMRGWSHVKLIVPFMLVGSFIIIYYYRELNALALGEDAADHIGVNVKKGKMFILIGASILTGAAVAVSGSIGFVGLVIPHLVRLVTGPNHRHVLPLSMLVGGAFLILADLVSRTIIAPEELPIGVITALIGAPVFALLLTKERMLRRGS; this is encoded by the coding sequence TTGCGGAGCTTGTTTACCCTGAAGTTTTCAAAAAGTAAAATAGGCTGGCTGTATATTCTATGCGGAGGAGTCGCGCTTGGTACAGCCCTTCTTGGTTTAATAATGAGTAGTGTCCATGTCTCGATAGATACGATTTCACATATTATTTTGGATAAAACGTTACATATCAATTTACTTAATGAAGTACCAAAAAATGAAGAAATGATTATTTGGAATATCCGGTTACCGCGGGTGTTACTCGCTTTTTGTGTTGGTGCATCACTTGGACTTGCCGGAGCAGCATTTCAAGGATTATTACGGAACCCATTAGCAGATCCCTATACCATAGGGGTTTCATCGGGTGCATCTTTAGGTGCTGTATTTGTATTATTTTTTCAATTTTCGATTGTTGGTATAGAAAATTTCACCTTGCCGATTGTAGCGGTTATTACTGGCTTCTTAACACTTTTTATTGTGTTCGGTCTCGTTCGATTAAGTAGTAGAAGTCTGGCAGTTGAAACAATCATATTAGCTGGAATTATTGTAAGTGCTTTTATTGGAGCAATTGTCTCCTTGATTATTTCATTAAGTGATCGAGATGCAATGACACAAATTATTTACTGGTTGTACGGAAGTGTTGGAATGAGAGGTTGGAGTCATGTGAAGTTGATCGTACCGTTTATGCTTGTTGGCTCTTTCATTATCATTTATTACTACCGTGAATTAAATGCGTTAGCACTCGGTGAAGATGCGGCAGATCATATTGGTGTCAATGTGAAAAAAGGGAAAATGTTTATTTTAATTGGCGCTTCAATATTAACAGGAGCAGCGGTTGCGGTATCGGGGTCTATTGGGTTTGTTGGCCTTGTCATTCCACACCTTGTCCGTCTGGTAACTGGTCCGAATCATCGTCACGTCCTACCACTATCCATGCTCGTAGGGGGAGCGTTTCTCATTTTAGCCGATTTAGTTTCTCGGACGATTATTGCCCCGGAAGAGCTGCCAATTGGTGTCATAACGGCATTAATAGGTGCACCGGTATTTGCGCTATTGCTGACAAAAGAACGAATGTTGCGGAGGGGATCGTAA
- a CDS encoding 3-oxoacyl-ACP reductase, producing MTRTVLVTGSSRGLGATIVKTLAHQGFQVVINYYKSKDAAEKLVSEIGEENAIAIQADVTKRKEVDNLIKKATEYFDQIDVVVNNALVDFEFDPNKQKPFAELTWDDYQKQLDGTLKAAFNVVQSVIPQFIERQNGSIISIGTNLYQNPVVPYHEYTTAKAGLIGFTRNIASELGLYGIKANVVSGGLLKTTNASAATTPEVFDLIAQSSPLKKVTTPQDVANMVAYLSSENASGITGQNFTVDGGLTMN from the coding sequence ATGACTAGAACAGTATTAGTAACAGGTAGTAGTAGAGGTTTAGGCGCCACTATTGTAAAAACATTGGCACACCAAGGGTTTCAAGTGGTTATCAATTATTATAAAAGTAAAGATGCTGCTGAGAAACTCGTTTCTGAGATTGGTGAAGAGAATGCTATTGCAATTCAGGCTGATGTAACAAAGCGTAAAGAAGTAGATAACCTGATAAAAAAAGCAACGGAATATTTTGATCAAATAGATGTTGTAGTCAACAACGCATTAGTAGACTTCGAATTTGATCCAAACAAACAGAAACCCTTCGCAGAACTCACTTGGGATGATTATCAAAAACAACTCGATGGTACTTTAAAAGCAGCATTTAATGTAGTTCAAAGCGTCATACCTCAATTTATTGAACGGCAAAATGGAAGTATTATAAGTATAGGTACTAATTTATATCAAAATCCCGTTGTACCCTACCACGAATATACAACGGCTAAAGCTGGATTAATAGGTTTTACACGTAATATCGCTTCTGAATTAGGACTATATGGTATAAAAGCGAATGTAGTTTCAGGTGGATTATTAAAAACGACTAACGCCAGTGCTGCTACAACACCAGAAGTATTTGATTTAATTGCTCAATCATCACCATTGAAGAAGGTGACCACACCTCAAGATGTAGCCAATATGGTCGCTTATTTATCTTCGGAAAATGCGAGCGGTATTACAGGTCAAAATTTCACAGTAGATGGCGGTTTGACAATGAACTAA
- a CDS encoding adenosylcobinamide amidohydrolase, with protein MMQLENLAGGYMNPPTIQGVNIKIEKGEFFVLLGPNGSGKTTLFKLITGQLPIQGGNVFLEGKNINSFSKLERAKKLAVLTQEIQVSFDYTVEEIVSLGRYPHQKGIIKILSQNDQTIIDEVMELTKISHFRNKPFRTISGGEKQRVLLAKALVQQPEVLLLDEPTNHLDIKHTFQILDLLKRQQQTNGLTVFSILHDLNVASLYADRVALLHEGTFLEVGDVDTLRKTDQLKKVYEVDIQQQSHPTIPKPQLLMTPGYSNKNNRTNFEQSYQIKQTDDVIHVAFDQSLRTISNGVIGDGIQWSSHFCNFHVSKKYNCANPETDIKQWMIERNIPHECAVGMMTAVKLKDAVIVTKKIDGLSMLVLVTAGADNAVDITNSTHELEPTIGTINTMVFVDAHFTDGALVNASKSATETKVKALQDLDIKDPLSNTVATGTSTDALLIGVTQQGKKTPYAGSGTVVGKRIGSVVYQATRQALEKELHRVEAGR; from the coding sequence ATGATGCAGTTGGAAAATTTAGCAGGAGGATACATGAATCCCCCCACCATTCAGGGAGTAAATATTAAAATTGAAAAGGGTGAATTTTTTGTTTTGCTTGGCCCGAATGGAAGCGGGAAAACAACTCTTTTCAAGTTAATTACTGGGCAGTTGCCTATCCAAGGGGGAAATGTTTTCCTTGAAGGAAAGAATATTAACTCTTTTTCCAAGCTTGAAAGGGCAAAAAAACTAGCTGTTCTAACTCAAGAGATTCAAGTTTCGTTTGATTACACGGTGGAGGAAATTGTTAGTCTAGGTCGTTACCCACATCAAAAAGGAATCATAAAAATACTTTCACAGAATGATCAAACCATTATTGACGAAGTGATGGAATTAACTAAAATAAGTCATTTTCGCAACAAACCATTTCGAACAATTAGTGGTGGGGAGAAGCAACGGGTATTGTTGGCCAAAGCGTTAGTTCAGCAGCCGGAAGTATTACTTTTAGATGAGCCAACAAATCATCTGGATATTAAACACACCTTTCAAATTCTGGATTTACTAAAGAGGCAACAGCAAACAAACGGGTTAACCGTCTTTTCTATTTTACATGACTTAAATGTAGCCTCCCTTTATGCCGATCGGGTTGCTTTACTACATGAGGGGACCTTTTTAGAAGTTGGGGATGTAGATACGTTGAGGAAAACGGATCAGTTAAAGAAAGTATATGAAGTAGACATTCAGCAGCAATCTCACCCAACGATTCCGAAACCGCAGCTTTTGATGACTCCGGGCTATTCAAACAAAAACAATCGTACAAACTTTGAACAGTCTTACCAAATAAAACAAACCGACGATGTTATTCATGTGGCCTTTGATCAATCTTTACGAACAATTTCCAATGGTGTAATAGGTGATGGCATTCAGTGGTCCAGTCACTTTTGTAATTTCCATGTGTCGAAAAAATACAACTGCGCTAACCCTGAGACCGATATCAAGCAATGGATGATAGAAAGAAATATTCCACATGAATGCGCTGTTGGGATGATGACTGCTGTGAAGCTAAAAGATGCTGTGATAGTAACAAAAAAAATAGATGGCTTGTCCATGCTTGTTCTCGTGACAGCAGGTGCAGATAATGCGGTTGATATAACCAATTCAACACATGAATTAGAGCCAACGATTGGTACGATTAACACGATGGTCTTTGTCGATGCCCATTTTACCGATGGAGCACTCGTAAATGCATCTAAGTCTGCCACGGAAACGAAGGTGAAAGCCTTGCAAGATCTTGATATTAAGGATCCGCTATCAAATACGGTGGCAACAGGTACATCGACGGACGCTCTCCTCATTGGTGTTACCCAACAAGGGAAAAAAACACCATATGCCGGTTCCGGAACCGTTGTAGGCAAAAGGATTGGAAGCGTGGTTTATCAGGCAACAAGGCAAGCGCTGGAAAAGGAGTTACACAGAGTTGAAGCCGGGCGTTAA
- a CDS encoding response regulator transcription factor, with amino-acid sequence MSQKVLIVDDEESIVTLLNYNVERAGFATEVAYTGTSGLEKATSIPFDLIILDLMLPGIEGTEVCKQLRQRKIDTPILMLTAKGDELDKVLGLELGADDYLTKPFSPKEVVARVKAILRRTTKKEVINETPIRIADLTVFPEQYEATINGETLQFTKKEFELLSYLAKHRGKVLSREQLLNAVWGYDIAEDTRVVDVHVSHLRGKIEPDLKHPVYIKTIRGLGYKMERPY; translated from the coding sequence ATGAGTCAAAAAGTACTGATAGTGGACGATGAAGAGTCAATAGTAACTCTATTAAATTACAATGTTGAACGAGCAGGATTTGCGACCGAAGTTGCGTATACGGGAACAAGTGGATTAGAAAAAGCAACCAGTATCCCTTTTGATTTAATAATACTTGATTTAATGCTTCCCGGAATAGAAGGAACGGAAGTATGCAAGCAGTTAAGACAAAGAAAAATTGATACACCAATTCTTATGCTTACAGCTAAAGGTGATGAGCTTGACAAAGTGCTGGGACTGGAATTAGGTGCAGATGATTACTTGACCAAGCCGTTTAGTCCAAAGGAAGTGGTTGCCAGAGTAAAGGCAATCCTGAGAAGAACAACTAAAAAAGAGGTTATCAATGAAACGCCTATACGTATTGCAGACTTAACTGTTTTTCCGGAGCAGTATGAAGCAACGATTAATGGAGAAACTTTACAATTTACAAAGAAGGAATTTGAATTACTTTCATATTTAGCTAAACATAGAGGCAAAGTTTTGTCGAGAGAGCAATTGTTAAATGCTGTATGGGGTTATGACATTGCGGAAGACACGAGGGTTGTCGATGTTCATGTCAGTCACTTAAGGGGTAAGATTGAACCTGATTTAAAACACCCTGTTTATATCAAAACGATCCGTGGGCTTGGATATAAGATGGAGAGGCCCTATTAA